The following nucleotide sequence is from Phycisphaera sp..
ACCCGTTGCCCAAGGCCAAGGGGCTGCTCCTGTTGGGATTCAACGGCCTGGACGCGGCGATCGCGGCGGTCGGGCCATTGCTGGAGACCAAACCCGCCGCGATCGAACTGGTCGATGACATGATCATCGATCTCGCCCTGGCCAACCGCACGCATCGCGACTCGGCTAGGGCGATGCCGATGCCCAGCGATGGGAAGCTGCGGGGCGTGCTCTACGTCGAATATTTCGCCGAGGATCTCGACGGTATCCGTGAACGCCTGGAGAAAGGGCAGCGTGTCGCCGAAGCGATTGACGCAACGGTGGGCGTCCAGCCCATCGACAACCCGCGAGAGATGGGCGACGCGTGGGCGCTGCGAAAGGCCGGGGAGCCGTTGCTGCATGGCATTGTGAGCGAACGCAAGCCCATAACGTTCGTGGAAGACAACGCCGTACCAGTCGATCGATTGGGTGAGTTCGTCCGCAGGTTCCGGGCGATTGTCCAGAAGCACGATACATACGCGGCGTTCTATGCGCACGCGTCGGTTGGCGTGCTGCATGTTCGGCCGATGCTCGCTCCCCGTCGTGCAGCGGACGAGAAGAAGATGCACGCCATCGCCATCGAGATCGCCGACCTGGCCAAGGAACTCGGCGGCGTCATGAGCGGTGAGCACGGCGATGGGCGTGTGCGCGGGCCGTTGTTGGAGCGGTTCTACGGGCCCGAACTCATGGCGGCATTCGCACGCGTGAAGGCGGTGTTCGATCCGAGTGGCTTGCTGAACCCGGGCAATATCGTCGGTACCCCCACCGCGATCAAGGCGATCACGCAGAAGACGCGTATCAAACCCGAAGGCGACTACACCGATGTCCTGCCCGTGGCGACGTACTTCGACTACGCCGACCAGCACGACTTCCGCGGCGCGGTCGAGATGTGCAACGGCGCGGGCGTGTGCCGCAAGCGCAGCGGCGGGGTCATGTGCCCGAGCTACATGGCCACACTCGACGAACGTCACAGCACGCGCGGCCGGGGCAACGCCCTGCGTCTAGCAACGACCGGGCAGCTTGAATCGGGTGAGTCGGACCCGTGGAACGACCCCGGCACGATCGAGACGCTCAACCTCTGCCTGAGCTGCAAGGCGTGCAAGAGCGAGTGCCCCAGCAATGTTGATATCGCGCGGCTCAAGGCCGAGTACACCGCCCAGCGGTTCGCTTCCAAGGGAAGGCCGACGCTCCAAGCGGCGGTTTTCGGGCATGTGCGCACATTGAACAAGCTCGGCTCGCTGACCCCGGGCCTGGCCAACGCGATGAACCGCACTTCGCTCGCCAAGTGGGCGACCGGGAAGCTGTTGGACCTCGACGAACGTCGCAGCCTTCCGCCATTCGCGCGGTCGCTCGCGGGCCAGTGGAAGCGTGCGGGCCTGGGCCTGCACGAGGATCGACCGGAGGTGCTGGTCTTCTGCGACTGTTTCACGATGTACAACGAACCGGCCATCGGCCTCGCGGCGGGACGCGTATTAGAGGCCTTCGGCTACACCCCGGTGCTGGTCGACGCGGGCTGCTGCGGCCGATCGATGATCTCCACCGGCCTGCTCGACGACGCGGTTCGCACGATCACCGCAACGTACACGCGGCTGGTTGGCATCGATGCGAGCGCCCCGATGGTCGTGCTCGAACCGAGCTGCCTCTCGGCGATCATCGACGACTGGGTGCAGCTCAAGAGTGCCATCCCGCTCGCCGAGCGCAGGGCCCTGGCGGCACGCACACACTCGCTCGAAGCGTTCCTGGAGAATAACTGGGACGAGCACCCGACGCGGCCCGAGACCACCGACAAACCCGAGGTCTACCTCCACGGCCACTGCCATGAGAAGGCCCTGCGTGGCATGGGCGACGCCCACAAGCTCCTCGACCGATTCGCCCACGTGCGCACCGCCGACACCACCTGCTGCGGCATGGCCGGCTCGTTCGGCTTCACGAAGGACCGCTACGACCTCTCCATGAAGATCGGCGAGCTCGGTGCGCTCCCGCACGCACGGGACGCCCAGGCTGAGGGCCGCCCCGTGCTGGCCGCGGGCACGAGCTGCCGGCACCAGATGCACGATGGGGCCGGCGTGCGAGCAGTGCACCCGGCCGAGTGGCTGGATGGGGAGCTAAGTCAGTCGGTGGATTGAGGCGGCAGCTTCCACTCCGCGTCGCAGTTGGGGCAGGGAGTGAGGCCATTGGCGTTTGGCACGAGGCCGCGCATGTCGGCGTCGCAGGCGGGGCAGATGGCCAGGCGGCGGCATTCGTACCGTTGCGCCCACGCTTTGTACCGTAACATGATGGCGACGCACAATGCAGCACCCGCGAGAACCATGACACCACCAGCGAACTCCGAGCCCCTCTCGGGAAGAACAAGCCCGGCAAGCCATGTTGTCGACATGCCGATGACGGGTATAACCAGAAACACCGCGGCCACGGTAGCAAGCCATAGAAAAATGCCGGGCAGCCTCGCCCGCTCCTGTTCGCCTTTGGCCCTGCTCCGTACGACAGCGCGTCGGATCTTTGCTTTTGATTGCCGGGCCACCAGACTACCGGCATCATCGCGCATGGCCCCATGAAATATCAGTCGTTCGGTTTGCACACGCGCGGCCGTCGCGGTCGGCCAAGTCGCCGAGCACTCCGGACAGGTCATGTTCCCGCCTGTCGCGCCCGGGAGCCCGCCCAAGTCGTAGCCACAACCCGGACACGCCTCGGGCGCACCGACATGCCAAGCGGCGCTACATGACTCGCACGTCGTCACACCGCCGTCATCCGATCCACCTGCCACCAGCGACGAGCCGCACGATGGGCAGCGACCACGCGAGGCCATGAGCCGCGCCGATACACTCCGACCCCAGAACGCCCAGACGCATCGCATGGTCAGCACGAGCACCGCCACCATGCCGAGCATGCTCAGTGGTATGAACAGCATCTGCTCGACGGCTTCGCCCACGCTGATGCCGATCGTTGATATGGTGGCATAAGCCAGGAATCCGGTGTAGAGCGATCCCTTCACGAGAATGTAGACCGTGCCAATCCACAGGCACTGATAGATACCTGCAACGCGCGGTGGCGTGGAGGTCCGCTTGCGCCACACCGCGATGGGCCCCGGCAGCGAACGCAGTTCCCGCACCACCGGCACGTCGCGCCCGCGTTCGTCGGTCACCATCGCTTGCAGCAGCCGCTTCACGGAAGCATTGTTCGCACGCTGGCGTGGGTCTGCGTGCTCACGCACGCGGCTCGGTTGGATATCAGATCACTCCGCCTCGGCCGGCCTCAGCAACCGCTCGATGCTGCCGTCGTCGCGGCGGACCAGGGCCTCGGTGGCCTCGGTCAAGAACAGGCCGTGCTCGATGACGCCCGGGGTGTGGTCGAGCGCGGCGGCCAGGCGCTCGTAGTTGTGGTCCTCGTCGCTGCCGCTGCGACCGCCGTGGAGTTGGACGTCGAGGATCAGGTTGCCGTTGTCGGTGACATAGAGCGTGCCGTCCATGCTGCGGCGGAGCACGCCCGAGAGGCCAAGCGTGCGCAGGTTGGCACGGATGGATGCCAGCCCGAAGGCCATGACCGCGACGGCCAGCGGCGTGCGCTCGCCCAGGTGGTCGACGAGCTTCTCTTCTTCGACCAGATATACCCGCCGGGCAGCAGCGGTCGCGACCAGCCGCTCGCGCGTCATCGCGCCGCCCGCGCCCTTGAGCATGCGCAGGTGGCCGTCGATCTCGTCGGCGCCGTCGAACAGGTAGTCGACGTGCTCGATGGTCGCGAACTCGCGGACCTTGATGCCAAGCTCCATGGCATACGCGCTGCTGGCCTCACTGGTCGAGACGCACGTGATGTCGAGGTTTTCTGCGACCACGCGGCCGGCCAGCGCGGCGATGGCGCGGCGAGCCGTACGGCCCGTGCCGATGCCCACGATCATGCCCGGCTGGATGTCGGCAACTGCGGCGCGAGCGAGGGCGTCGTGGCTGGTTTCCGTGGCGGCAAGGCGTGCGGCATCGGCCGGGCTCGCTTGGGGGCCAGATTGGGGATTCGTCGACTCAGCCAAATTGCACCCCCTGGGCAAGGCGGAGCGAGGCCCCGTAGTTGATCGTGCAGGTCTGGCGGCGCATGTAGGCCTTCCACGAGTCGCTGCCGGCCTCTCGGCCGCCACCGGTGTCCTTCTCGCCGCCGAAGGCCCCGCCGATCTCGGCCCCGCTGGTGCCGATGTTGACGTTGGCGATGCCGCAGTCGCTGCCCGCGGGTGAAAGGAATCGCTCGCTCGCTCGCACGCCAGCGGTCATGATGGCGCTGCTCAGGCCATGGGCCACGCCGTTGTTGATGGCGATAGCCTCGTCGAGGTCACGATAGCCGAACGCGTACATGATGGGCGCGAAGGTCTCTTCCTGCGCTATGGGCAGGGTGTTGTTCGATGGTGCCCGGATGATCGTGGGCCGCACATAGCACCCGCCCAGCGAGACATCCGCCCGCTCGCCACCCACCAGAACCGTGCCGCCCTGTGCCTTGGCCTCAACGATCGCCGCATCAAACGCTTCGCCGGCCTGATCGTGGATCAGCGGACCAACGAGCGTCTTGTCGTCGAGCGGATCGCCGATGGGGGCACGCTCGTACGCATCCACGAGCTTCTCGAGCAACGGCTCGACGATCGATTCGTGGGCGATGAGCCGGCGGGTGCTGGTGCATCGCTGGCCGGCGGTGCCAACCGCGGCGAACAGCAATGCGGGCACCGCCAGATCGAGGTCGGCGTCGGGCTCGACGATCACGGCGTTGTTGCCGCCCAGTTCGAGCAGGCACTTGCCCAAGCGACCGGCGACGACCTGCCCGACCGCACGCCCCATCGCCGTCGAGCCAGTCGCGCTGATGAGCGGCAATCGGGCGTCGGCGACCATGGGCTTGCCCACGGTCTCGTCGTTGCCGATGACGAGGTTGAACAGCCCCTCGTGGCCCATCTCCGTTGCGACCTTGTCGGCGATGGCGTTGGTGGCCATCGCGGTCAGCGGGGCCATGAGGCTGGGCTTCCACACTACGGTGTCGCCGCAGACGGCCGCGACCATGGCGTTCCAGCCCCAGACGGCGTTGGGGAAGTTGAAGGCGGTGATGACGCCGATGGGGCCGATGGGCTGCCACTGCTCGAACAGGCGGTGGTCGGCCCGCTCGCTGGGCATGGTCCGACCGCCGAGCATGCGCGAGAGCCCCACGGCGTAATCGGCGATGTCGATGGTCTCCTGGACCTCGCCCAGGCCCTCGCTGGCGATCTTGCCGACCTCCATTGACACCAACGCGCCCAGGACGTCCTTGTGCTCTCGCAGGGCGTGGCCGATGCGGCGGACGACCTCGCCACGCTCGGGGGCCGGCACGAGCCGCCACTTGAGGAAGGCGGCCCGGGCCCGGACGATGGCGGCCTCGAGCTGGGTCGCACCCTCGAGCCTGACGCCAGCCAGCGGCTGGCCGGTCGTCGGGTTGTAGCTCACCGCCTGGGAGGTATCGCCCGGGTCGGCCTGCTGGCCCGGGATGAATCGCGGATCGCCGCTCAGCGGCAGGCTTTCGAGCGGGTTGGCGGCCGTCGTCTGGGGCATCGGAGCAGTGTAGGCAAAGCCCGCCGCGGGCTGGCCAGACGCCTACTCGCAGCCCGAATCGAAGGCATTCTGGAACGCCAGCAAGTCGAAGATCGTGAACTCGCCATCACCGTCGAAATCGGCACGATCGTCACCCGCGTTGAAGAGGTTCTGGAAGGCGAGGAAGTCGAAGATCGTGAGCGAGCCGTCGCCGTCCAAGTCGGCTTGGCAGTGCGGGGGTTGGAACTGGAGCGACACGTCGTGGCTCGCCCGATCGCTCAGGCTCTCGTCGGCTTCGAACGAAACCTGATAGTCGCCGAAGGACTCGAACGTATAACGACCGGGTCCCAGGTCGATGAGCCATATCCAACTCGGCAGACCGGGCTCGGGCGCGCCGCTCACGATCACGCCATCGGGACCTGTGAGCATGCCCGGCTCGTACGCCATGAGCCCGATGTCGTCGAACAGGTTTGGCTGCACGTTCAGGTGGAGTAGAGCGGGTCGATCGAGATCGAATACCACGTGGTGCCGCCACGACCCGACGGCCACGCGGGTGCGTGTCCCGAATGCGGGTTCCTCGATCTGGAAGAAGAGCTCCGCGTCGAGGCGGAGGACCGTCGAGCCCGCGCCGCGGCCCGAGCAGTTCGCTGTGCTCAGCACACGCGGCTCGCCCAGCCTGCCGCCCACGTCGGCTTCGGCTTCGGCGCTGGGAAATGGCAACTGGTCGTCGAAGTCGGACTCGAACGCAATGAGCGGGTCGAAGGGCTTCTGGACCGCGGCCCTCGAAGACGCCTCGACCTCCATCGAGATTACATCCGGTAACACCTGGGCATGGCACGCCGACGCGGCGAAGCCACACGCAACGATGATTGATGCACGCATGAGCATGATCCTCCCGGGGCTGGTACCGACCGCGCCAGCCCTGGTTGCACCGGGTACTCACCCACCGCCCACCAGCGTCACGATCTCGATCTGGTCGCCATCGGCCAGCGTCCGCTCCTGGTGGGTGGCCTTGGGGGCCAGCTCGCGGTTGACCTCCACCGCGCAGGCCGTCTTGGCCAGCTCCAGTTGCTCCAAGAGCCCGGCGATGGTCGTGCCGTGCGGCACCTCTCGGGGCTCGCCGTTGACGTCCAGCCGCATCGTGTCGGTCGCCTGTGCCATGGCTGATGCTACGCGGCTGGTTACGCCCTCTTGCCCCGACGCGTACGGTATACGTATGAGCCCCAACACCGGCTATCGCATCGCTCTGATCGTTCTCCTGCCTGCCCTGGCCCTGCTGACCGGCTGCGAGCAGGACTACAGCCAGGAGAGCCCCGAGGCCCTGGTCGACTCGGCCCGCCAGATGGTGGTCGACGGCAACGCCCGCCGCCTGAGCGAACTGGTGTGGACCGAGAGCGACGGCGAGGCCCTGGTCATCGACCGGCTGGGCCGCACCTTCGGGGCGCTCCAGCGGCTGGGCACGGCCGTGTCGGAAGCGTTCCCGGAAGAAGTAAACAAGATCCGCGAGCAGGCCGATGAGGCCGCCGAGAACGGCCAGATCAACAGCCTCATCGGTCGCGCGCTCACGGCCCAGGGCGGCATCGCCCGCGGCGCGCCCAGCGCCATCCGCGACGAGGCGCGCATGCGGCAGGGGCTCGACAGCGTCGTGCGCGAGCTCATGGCCGACCCCTACGGCTGGCTCGAACGCCACGGCGAGAAGCTCGAGCCCATGCGCATCACCGACGACATCGTCGCGCTGAGCTGGCAGGGCAAGCCGGTAGTCGGGCTGAGCCTGGTCGAGCACGACGGGCTGTGGTACGTGAAGCTGCCGCTGGACATGCCCGCCCTCAAGCGGTTCCTGCCGCAGAACGACGAGGAGTTCGAGATCTGGGGCGAGCTGGTGGCCAGCGTGCACAACGTGCTGCTGGATCTGGCCATCGAGGTCGAGAACGGCGAGCATAAGAACCTGGAGAGTGTCGCCAGCACCGCGGGCGAGTACGCCCTGCCCACGGCTTTCATGGTGATGATCGCGTATGGGAAGGCGCTGGAGGAGCGGGGCTCGGGGGACGGCTGACGCCGGCCGGGATCAGGAAACACGCCCCAACCACCACCCATGCGCGCTATCTGGCGGCGCTGGGTGGTCTGCCGAAGCTCCAGAGAGAGCGACACGCCACGGAGGCCATAAGCGTGAAACGCGCCAAGGGAAATCGCAGGCTGGAACAGGCGGAGTACGACGCGTTGTTCAAGGCGGAGCGATGGGAGGAACTCGAAGACCGCCTTCGCGAGGTCGTGCGTGAAGATCCCAAGAGCCACTGGGCGGCCACGAACCTCGCCATGGCGTGCAACGAGCAGCGCCGCTACCAAGATGCCAAGGAGTGGAGCGATCTCGCGTACGGCCTCGATCCTCGATGTCCGGCGGTGCGGTGGGATCGGGCTGGCATCTACGACAATCTTGGCGATTCCGAGCGGGCGATCGCGTTCTGGAAGTCGATCCTGGAGACGCCCGAGTGGGAGATTCGCGACAACCCCTGCTGGGAGAGTAAGGAATGGACGCAGAGGCTCTTCGCAGACTGCTGGTACAGGCTCGGCGTCGCCTACTTGCGCGAGTGGGCCTTTCCAGAGTCGGAGGACGCGGTGGCGATGTACAAGAAGCTGATGTCCGAAGGGGCCAAGTCGATCTACGCGGTGGAGGAATTGGATCGAGCGTTGGCGAGGGTGCGACAGGATGAAACATCGAACGAGTGACCGGCCCCGTTTCGCTCGGTAACCAGTTTCGTTTCGGCTACCGCCCAAGGCTGGGTTGGCCCGTAGCCGAAACGAAAAGCCCCGGCTCACGCCCGGGCTTCGTCGGATCGTACTAGTCCACCGGCCACCCCAACCCCGGGCGCTGCAGGAATCGAATCCGCGCCCCCACCCTTCACCCGTGAACTGCCCCAAGTGCAAGTACGACCTGCGGTCCATCGACCACACCCGGTGCCCCGAGTGCGGCAGCGACACGTACGCGGTCTTTGCCGAGCAGGCCGAGCGTCGGCATCGGCGGGGGAAGATCGCGAGGATGGCGTGCTTCTGGGGGCTCCTGATCGTGTTGCTTGGCGGCCTCGGCTACGTGGTGTATGTGCAGGTCGAGGAATACGAACGCGCTCGCAAGCAGGAAGAACTCCTGAAGGCCCGGCACCCGCGATGAACATCACGCGCACCGACCCCAAAACGAAGCAAGCCCCCGAGCGAACACCCGGGGGCCTGTCTCATTGCTCGCTGGCAACCAATCTTACTTCTTCGTCGCCCACTTGATCAAAACATCCGCAACCTCCGGCCGGCTGAACTCCTTCGGCGGGCGCTCGCCGTTGGCCAGCATGTCGCGGACCTTGGTGCCGCTGAGGAAGACCTGGTCGCCCTCGATCTTGGGGAACGTCTTGCCGCTGACCATGCCCTGGGCCTTGTGGCTCCACGCGGCGTGCTCGAACTTCAGCGGGGTGATCTTCAGGTCGCCCTCGGCGCCGTGATGGTCTTCATCGAGCTCCAAGAGAGGCACGAGCTCGGGCAACAACAGCAGCCGCCAAAGACCCTTACGCTCAGCAGTCCCGAAGTCCGGTATACGCCCATACGCGA
It contains:
- a CDS encoding FAD-binding protein, with amino-acid sequence MPPLSLPQLSLAAGALPANILSALANAIEGEVRSGYHDRMLYATDASSYQVEPLGVVIPKNARDVVRAARLASDHGLPTLPRGGGTSLAGQCVNRALVIDSSPYMTAIRSIDAKARRCTVEPGITIDDLNAKLAETGLFFAPDPSTARQANIGGSIGNNAAGSRSVLYGRMAESVEAIEACLADGTVTRFEAGARDPAARRIAAGVIEIVQEHRDAIRERYPKTLRRNAGYALDMVLDDIELAEREGLDPLDVVNLAKLLCGSEGTLAITLSAQLVLHPLPKAKGLLLLGFNGLDAAIAAVGPLLETKPAAIELVDDMIIDLALANRTHRDSARAMPMPSDGKLRGVLYVEYFAEDLDGIRERLEKGQRVAEAIDATVGVQPIDNPREMGDAWALRKAGEPLLHGIVSERKPITFVEDNAVPVDRLGEFVRRFRAIVQKHDTYAAFYAHASVGVLHVRPMLAPRRAADEKKMHAIAIEIADLAKELGGVMSGEHGDGRVRGPLLERFYGPELMAAFARVKAVFDPSGLLNPGNIVGTPTAIKAITQKTRIKPEGDYTDVLPVATYFDYADQHDFRGAVEMCNGAGVCRKRSGGVMCPSYMATLDERHSTRGRGNALRLATTGQLESGESDPWNDPGTIETLNLCLSCKACKSECPSNVDIARLKAEYTAQRFASKGRPTLQAAVFGHVRTLNKLGSLTPGLANAMNRTSLAKWATGKLLDLDERRSLPPFARSLAGQWKRAGLGLHEDRPEVLVFCDCFTMYNEPAIGLAAGRVLEAFGYTPVLVDAGCCGRSMISTGLLDDAVRTITATYTRLVGIDASAPMVVLEPSCLSAIIDDWVQLKSAIPLAERRALAARTHSLEAFLENNWDEHPTRPETTDKPEVYLHGHCHEKALRGMGDAHKLLDRFAHVRTADTTCCGMAGSFGFTKDRYDLSMKIGELGALPHARDAQAEGRPVLAAGTSCRHQMHDGAGVRAVHPAEWLDGELSQSVD
- the rpiA gene encoding ribose-5-phosphate isomerase RpiA, with the translated sequence MAESTNPQSGPQASPADAARLAATETSHDALARAAVADIQPGMIVGIGTGRTARRAIAALAGRVVAENLDITCVSTSEASSAYAMELGIKVREFATIEHVDYLFDGADEIDGHLRMLKGAGGAMTRERLVATAAARRVYLVEEEKLVDHLGERTPLAVAVMAFGLASIRANLRTLGLSGVLRRSMDGTLYVTDNGNLILDVQLHGGRSGSDEDHNYERLAAALDHTPGVIEHGLFLTEATEALVRRDDGSIERLLRPAEAE
- a CDS encoding aldehyde dehydrogenase family protein, with the translated sequence MPQTTAANPLESLPLSGDPRFIPGQQADPGDTSQAVSYNPTTGQPLAGVRLEGATQLEAAIVRARAAFLKWRLVPAPERGEVVRRIGHALREHKDVLGALVSMEVGKIASEGLGEVQETIDIADYAVGLSRMLGGRTMPSERADHRLFEQWQPIGPIGVITAFNFPNAVWGWNAMVAAVCGDTVVWKPSLMAPLTAMATNAIADKVATEMGHEGLFNLVIGNDETVGKPMVADARLPLISATGSTAMGRAVGQVVAGRLGKCLLELGGNNAVIVEPDADLDLAVPALLFAAVGTAGQRCTSTRRLIAHESIVEPLLEKLVDAYERAPIGDPLDDKTLVGPLIHDQAGEAFDAAIVEAKAQGGTVLVGGERADVSLGGCYVRPTIIRAPSNNTLPIAQEETFAPIMYAFGYRDLDEAIAINNGVAHGLSSAIMTAGVRASERFLSPAGSDCGIANVNIGTSGAEIGGAFGGEKDTGGGREAGSDSWKAYMRRQTCTINYGASLRLAQGVQFG
- the thiS gene encoding sulfur carrier protein ThiS, which codes for MAQATDTMRLDVNGEPREVPHGTTIAGLLEQLELAKTACAVEVNRELAPKATHQERTLADGDQIEIVTLVGGG